A single genomic interval of Streptomyces sp. NBC_00663 harbors:
- a CDS encoding carbonic anhydrase has protein sequence MGITAHPQRRTVVTGGLAATAALLTGCSPASGTPQVTQVGAAGTTPTPAASASTGPSSPSGAFTRLMEGNRRWVKGAPLHPDQDPRRREAVAEEQKPYAVVLSCIDSRVPPELVFDTGIGDLFVIRTGGQVIAPVVTGSVEYGPVTAGTPLIVVLGHQRCGAIKAAYKAMHDRTTLPGNLQAIADSLRTAYAATLKQKTDDPVDTMIRVHARQTAAALRSNTSLAPLAKRGGLAVVSAYYSLDTGRVEVLNGAPTT, from the coding sequence ATGGGCATCACCGCACACCCACAGCGCAGGACCGTCGTCACCGGAGGCCTGGCGGCCACCGCCGCCCTGCTGACCGGCTGTTCACCGGCCTCGGGCACCCCGCAGGTCACCCAGGTCGGAGCCGCGGGCACGACCCCGACCCCCGCCGCCTCGGCGAGCACGGGCCCTTCCTCCCCCTCGGGAGCCTTCACGCGGCTCATGGAGGGCAACCGGCGCTGGGTGAAGGGCGCGCCGCTCCACCCCGACCAGGACCCTCGCCGGCGCGAGGCGGTCGCCGAGGAGCAGAAGCCGTACGCCGTCGTCCTGTCCTGCATCGACTCGCGGGTGCCGCCTGAGCTGGTCTTCGACACCGGCATCGGCGACCTGTTCGTCATACGCACCGGCGGCCAGGTGATCGCGCCGGTCGTCACCGGCTCCGTCGAGTACGGCCCCGTAACGGCAGGCACTCCACTGATCGTGGTCCTGGGTCATCAGCGCTGCGGCGCGATCAAGGCGGCGTACAAGGCGATGCACGACCGTACGACCCTGCCCGGCAACCTCCAGGCGATCGCCGACTCCCTCCGCACCGCCTACGCGGCGACGCTCAAGCAGAAGACCGACGACCCCGTCGACACCATGATCCGCGTCCACGCCCGGCAGACCGCCGCCGCCCTGCGCTCCAACACCTCCCTCGCCCCGCTGGCGAAGCGGGGCGGACTAGCCGTGGTCAGCGCCTACTACTCGCTGGACACGGGCCGGGTCGAGGTCCTGAACGGGGCGCCCACGACGTGA
- a CDS encoding MalY/PatB family protein, with translation MTGPMDQAPDSTELRRTDPLTHLTLEQLRQRTSMKWRTHPEDVLPLWVAEMDVPLAPAVAEALQVAIEMGDTGYPYGTAYAEALAAFAAKRWGWDGLPVERTAIVPDVMLGIVEVLRLLTDPGDSVVVCSPVYPPFYACISHDARQVVEARLGADLRIDLDALEDAFVRARGNGRRRAVFLLCNPHNPTGVVHTREELEAVAGLARRHGVRVVSDEIHAPLVLPGATFTPFLSVPGAENAFALASATKAWNLAGLKAALAVAGPEAADELRLLPEEVSHGPSHLGVIAHTAAFRKGGDWLDDLLLGLDANRTLLGRLAEQHLPGVRCHRPEGTYLAWLDCTPLGLHTDQGGGGPGVVSDLAGPARFFLDRARVALSSGHVFGSGGEGHVRLNFATPPAVLREAVLRMGRALDEDLDEDL, from the coding sequence ATGACCGGACCCATGGATCAGGCCCCCGACAGCACGGAGCTGCGGCGGACCGACCCGCTCACCCACCTCACCCTGGAGCAGCTGCGGCAGCGGACCAGCATGAAGTGGCGTACGCATCCCGAGGACGTGCTTCCGCTCTGGGTCGCCGAGATGGACGTACCGCTCGCCCCCGCTGTCGCCGAGGCCTTGCAGGTGGCGATCGAGATGGGCGACACCGGCTACCCGTACGGGACCGCGTACGCCGAGGCCCTCGCCGCGTTCGCCGCAAAGCGGTGGGGATGGGACGGGCTGCCGGTGGAACGGACCGCGATCGTGCCGGACGTGATGCTGGGGATCGTCGAGGTGCTGCGGCTGCTGACCGATCCGGGCGACTCGGTCGTGGTGTGTTCGCCGGTGTACCCGCCCTTCTACGCGTGCATCTCGCACGACGCCCGTCAGGTCGTCGAGGCGCGCCTCGGTGCCGATCTGCGGATCGACCTGGACGCTCTGGAGGACGCCTTCGTGCGGGCCCGTGGCAACGGGCGGCGCCGTGCGGTGTTCCTGCTGTGCAACCCGCACAATCCCACCGGTGTCGTCCACACCCGCGAGGAGTTGGAGGCCGTCGCCGGACTCGCCCGGCGGCACGGCGTGCGGGTCGTGTCCGACGAGATCCACGCGCCCCTGGTACTGCCGGGCGCCACGTTCACTCCGTTCCTCAGTGTGCCCGGCGCCGAGAACGCGTTCGCGCTGGCCTCCGCCACCAAGGCGTGGAACCTGGCGGGCCTGAAGGCGGCCCTGGCCGTCGCGGGCCCCGAGGCCGCCGACGAACTCCGGCTGCTGCCCGAGGAGGTCAGCCACGGCCCGAGTCATCTCGGCGTCATCGCCCACACCGCGGCCTTTCGCAAGGGCGGTGACTGGCTGGACGACCTGCTGCTCGGGCTCGACGCCAACCGGACCCTGCTCGGTCGCCTCGCCGAGCAACACCTTCCCGGCGTGCGATGTCATCGCCCCGAGGGGACTTATCTGGCGTGGCTGGACTGCACTCCGCTCGGGCTGCACACCGACCAGGGCGGCGGCGGGCCCGGCGTGGTCAGCGACCTGGCCGGTCCCGCGAGGTTCTTCCTCGACAGGGCGCGGGTCGCGCTCAGCTCAGGGCACGTCTTCGGCTCCGGCGGAGAGGGGCACGTACGCCTCAACTTCGCGACGCCGCCCGCCGTTCTGCGCGAGGCGGTGCTCCGGATGGGGCGCGCGCTGGACGAGGACCTGGACGAGGACCTGTAG